The window TTTAGAAAAGGTGCTAACAGGTCCGTAATCCCGATGGGCGGATAAATTAGGATAAATTATTCAGAAAGGCTTTGTCCGCACGTGACTCTTAAATTAACACCCGTTTAAACATAGTGGTCTCTTTTTGTAGTAGGTACCTTTAATAAattggttaaaattatttttatttaataattatttattaaacttaaggtaagtttaataaataattatatattataatatatatatatggaataacatataaagtaatttttatccGAAATTCTCACAGCGAGCGAAGCCAGTAGCGCAGCTAATACTtagataaatttcattttattcgaTTTGATCTATATCAATGCAAACTATAGGTAGAGTTTACTTATTATAGGGCTCGCagaaaaccgaaaaaaccGTTTAGAAACCGCATTACATTTAGAACAattaatatgtttgtttgtaatatctttattgcacagaaattatAGAGATTTCGCTTTATGTagagaaaaaacatttatctaCATTATATAGTTATCAAACTTAAAGCTACATAATGAGTTACCTTAGTTGAGATGAGACTATTAGCCTGTGCTATGGCTTAGCATAATTGCATGGTTAAAATCATATTCAGGTTTAACAGCATGTAAGTCTGCCTAATTCTAATGTATAATAAGGttcttcttaattatttatttccgaTATAACCGATATCTTTAATCTTATCTACAAATTTATCTAAATACAACCCTTAAACgaatattaagtttaaaaagttCGTCCCCAGagttaagtacctacctatcaaattaaaactcagACGATATTTTAGTGTCCATTTTACATAGTTTACCTCATAATAAATCTAGATATCGTTATCGTATATCGTACACGTATCTAAGATGTTGACTCCGAGGTATATGCATGGGCTGGATACATATGACTTGTACAGTATCTACCCCCATGCACATTCCTCTTcaacagttatttttaaaaggtatgaaaaacaaataaatgctAATTATTATGCATCACTTCCTAATTAGTAGGCCCGTCGGAAGTTGCAGTCAAAAACGAGTGGCAATAGGTTTTCGGAAACGCTTCTTATGTGTATAGGTTCTttcggcggcggcggcgcggcgcagTGCGGCGCTATCGAGCGGCCGGGCCCGGGGGGCGCCGGGGCGCGGCACGCGGCAGTGTGCTCGCAGCCCCCGGGAGCGCGGCATGGGTGGCGCGCTGCTGCTGGCGCTGctggcggcggcgcgggcCGGCGAGCCCAACGCGACCCTCGAATACCCCTCCCCTTCACCCTCCACCGAACCAGAAGACAAACCTGCCCCGCTCTTCCCCACCGATCTCTTCACAGAGGAACAGAGACGGTCCGGAGCCGTCCTGCTACACGTGCTAGGCATGGGCTACATGTTCGTCGCGCTCGCCATAGTCTGCGACGAGTTCTTCGTCCCGTCTCTGGACGTCATCATCGAGAGGCTAGCGATCCGTGATGACGTCGCCGGCGCCACGTTCATGGCCGCCGGGGGCTCCGCGCCCGAGCTGTTCACCTCCATCATAGGCGTCTTCGTGTCGTTCGACGACGTGGGCATCGGGACGATAGTAGGCTCCGCCGTGTTTAACATTTTGTTCGTGATCGGTGCGTGCGCGCTGTTTTCCCGCACGACGCTGTCGCTGACTTGGTGGCCGTTGTTCCGCGACTGTTCCTTTTACTCGATCAGTCTGCTCGTGTTGATATACTGTTTCGCGGACAGCCACATCTACTGGCAAGAGGCCCTGGTGCTGTTTTCTCTGTACGGGGCGTACGTGATGTTCATGCGGTGGAACCAGCCGGTGGAGCGGGCGGTGAAGAAGCTGATCTACAAGAACAAGGTGACGCGCGTGAGGAGTACAGATCAGCTGATGCCCACGGTGAGCTCGCCCGCACTCCCTCGCATGCGACTCCCCGTATGTTCGACGCAGATTTGTTGTTAGACAGATTTCGTGCACATTTGTTATTCACCCCTTTGTAACGTAAACACGAAAGCGTGTTGGTAAACTGAATATTCATGCTTTTTGTACTAGAATGATTAAGTTTCAAATGTCGAATGAGTTGGCCATGAActgtaattatttgtaatgactggctaaagttttaattgttgagttaatttaaaataatagctGGAATGTTTTACTCTACAATTTCGAATTGTGTTCTATTCTAATTTCAAAACTGCGTCAACATAGACctaaaataagataaagaGCCTGTAATGATGTCGAATGAGtccttttaaaagaaaaaagaacacaTAGATAACTGTCCCACTAAGATAGTGCATCGATGTGATTAGTGTTCTTTCTAGATCGTTGTCTACTGCAATCATACTCGTTCATATTATATTGTCTTTACGTTTATTATTCAAGAGCTTCCCGCCATAACAACAATGAACAACAGACtatgaaagatttttttatgtgaagCTACAAGATTTAGTGGTACATTAacgtatttgttattttttttttatcaaactcGATTTAATTCTTTACCACATTCCATACAACCCATAGTTTCCTGATAGTCGTCCTTTTTCCTTAGTCACCTCTAACAAtaacacattattataattcacTTAAGCATCATGTgactaaaaatttaaatttaatatttggttATGACATGGTTACCTATATACGCATAACAATACATAATCCAAAGAGGGATAAGTAGTTCAGGTAATTTAACTCCCCAGCGTCATAAAAATACAGAAGTTCTAAGTCCTGGATCGGGTTCATAGACAGGCCCAGGGTAGCGATTGCATACCGAAATCATTATTGCGTTTTGTTTGCGTTTGTTTAGATCCTTTCGGGTCTCTAACTGGGAAGAATTCCAATGGTTTCTAGGAATCATTTCTAGGGAGGGACCAACAGGCAGGATGAACAAACATGATGATGACGTGAGAAACATTTGCGTAACCAAAAAGGGCCGACCGTACTCAACGTTACGTTTCGGGTGTTCCCAAAATATCTGTTCGGGACGTTTTGGGAAGACCCAACGGGATATAAATAAGGTCGGTACAAATTAGGTGCAAATATTTTTGGGATTTTAATCAAGGGATATTTTAAAGGATAACTATGAAATTATTGCTCCAAATGATACACTTATACTTACTCTTCATCTTCTtcccatacatataataaggtTGGTTTAGatataaggaaaaaaaaactaaaattagaaAGTCCATTTTCCAGAATCGATAACAGTCCGACAAAACTGtagtaaatttaagaaaaaaaataattacagcgAATAAATTTTCGTAGACGATTCTTATGGTCGTAGCAAATCGTAGCGGCGTACTGGCACACCACAATAACTTTCGTAGCACTGTAGCGAAGTCGTAGCCGTGCTACGgtcaaacaatattttactcGAAATTGCCATGCCCAAATCATTGGGTCTAGtgatataaaatttggtatttaaGGTCTACGAGAATTATTCCATACAACCCAAAATCTACTCATACCGGACCGTGTATAGTTTCCAGATAGTCGTCCTTTATTTAAACACACTacactgttggttctgtctaccccgcaaggcatatagacgtgactatatgaatgaatgaatgaatgaaccaAAATACACACCTAACTACCCCATGGGTTTTGAAATTAACGTGATTCTTCGCtttacgcgggcgaagcctTGGGTGTACTAATTATTGATAAAGAACACACAATTTAccacgtggccttttagtcttttcaaggctccgtcaaccccgcaaggcatatagacttgattataagCATTCAACAcacaatacaatatataattctaatatactcgtatcaaCATAGACCACTGACCTGTAAGCACGTTAAAATTAAGCTCTTTTCCGTGAACCAATAAAACATAACCTAATTCTTTCAATCACGACCCCCGAACTAAGTTGCTAATCGTACCATAAAAAGTATAACGTATTTGGTAAAATCTCACGTGAAATTTACGAACACGCGATACCACGTTTACGTTCCAGCGTGGTTTTTACGTTACGTAACCGTTATCGGTCACAGTGTTACGTActtgtttatctatctaatataaatctatttaatatTCACTAGCTGTTAGCCGCCCGTGTCAAAGTTCTCGTTTTTTccattcccatgggaatttccagaaaaatgtGTCAATGttagattaattttcatacaaatatctTCAAAATTTCCAGTGCAGAAATTTAAACAAGCTAAtgctaattaataataaatacaatattactTTTGAAGTATGGATTACCGTGATAAAAGTTGTATGCAGCAAACGAAGTATAAGTACGTAATAAGTAGAAATGTCTAGCCTACCTTGAAATTACTGTAActcatttttgtttgtaacacattttttttatcatatttatcatTTGACTATGTACTTTATTTGGAATTTTCCACGGGAGCTAATTCTCGGGTTGAATtctagtataaaaaaaacagtttgcCTCCCACTCGTGTATCGATCCGTCTCTATTTGCTGAAATCCATTCGGAGATTTCACGAAAAAAGTTCATCCCCTGAACGAAAGCTCTCGTTTAAAAGGAACACATAAAATTGTTCAAATAAAGGGTTAGTATCCGAATCACTTATACGAGGATGTCTGAGAGGCGAGCCTTTCTTAACCCCCGTAGAAATTAGGGGTAATATCGTGAAAATCgacagtaaaatatatttccatagaCATAACAACTAAATAAGGATATGAACTAATAACAGGTTAATAAGATATTAATTTCACTCGGCCAAAATGTAAAGTCGCATTCATTTAGATAAATGAAATcaatatgttaaaattttattaaataggaCTTGAATTTTGTATCTATAGTAATTTGAATGTACTTATGATTTTCTATGGTTGCGTTGTACCTTGTATCTTAtcagatttatattattttgcgcGCTTGCAAACAGAATAATAAAGAAAcgtaaaaaaaggaaaaatatttttaaaatttttgataatttagaGGTATAAGTAAAGCGTAACCTGGAACTGaagaaaatcaattaaaaaactcgttagtcaaataaaatagtgacatttatttattacaccaCAACATTCGATAAATAGTCTTGTTAAACTATTGTATgcggttatttttatttaattatagatagataaggaaacataattcatttatttgaattgcTAAACACAATTTGCAATGTACAtatgaaataacaaattaataagggTGTGAATTGCAGCAATACATAGAGGTCATAACTCAACGATAGAACAATACGCTGATTTTCTATGACTATTCTAgtactaatatttaaattaaaacactttACATTAAATCATTTGATCTATAATttaaagtggaaagatgtagactCTTTCAAACGCGTAAAAATGCGTGATTATAGCTGTTTACCTATGTATGACTTATATCAAATAAGTATGTCTTTTCACCAAAAAATGCGTCCTCTTTTGTGACTGCTCCCATTGCTACCCAGTACGGAGGAGGAGAGTCGTATCCAGGGGGATCTTCTCTATCAACTCCTACAGCATCAGAGTCCTGATATTTACCTATTTCGTCGTCACAAATTTCCACAGGAATATCAAGTACAAGATTAAAATGAGGAAACGGTAATCCAACTGTTAGTCTTACAATAAAATTCCTAAATGCAATCTTTGAAAATCTCTCCGATTTTATATCAGAAGGTACATTAACAACAGTATTTAAGTTTTCCTTCTCATCACTTTCAATTGTGCCAGTCTTTGTGTCTGTTTTATCAACATCTTttgataaattgaattttcttCCGCTCTTAGTTGTAAATACATAATCTTCCACTAATTTTACTTCAACacttttcacaattttatctGTATCATTGGTTACTTCATATTCTAGGTATATATTGCCACCAATTGGTATCACCGAGTTCTTTATCTTTGCTTTGATGTTAACAATGTTATTCCTGCTAGCACAAAACTGGAATAGTTTGGTTTGTTCTCCATATATAAGAGGCTCATTTGGTAACGTCGGTTTGTATTCtgaattaacaataaattcctttttaaattttgtaggaAATTGAAGAAATCCTGGTCTTTCAAATTTGATCTTAATGTAGTAAGCAATATCACACTTTATACTATAACTTCCATTTCTGTCGTGGTAATGCAATGTAGATGGTACATCATCAGGTATTATGAAATCAAATGTAGTTTCGTACATACCAATTCCATGTTCATTACCCTTTCCATTATCAATAACATTGTCAATATGTGCATAAACTTCCTTGTTTGTATAcgtatcattatttttattatttctttcgcGTACAACAAGATTACCTTGTCCGTTCAACGATATtgtgattttatcaaaaactgtCACTTGATCAAGACTGTACTTTATAATGCCGGACACCTTACTTCCTGGTGTGAACACACCGTCCTCAGGTGTCTTAAAGAGGTTAATTTCACAATAGATTCCCatttgatgttttaataacaactGACACGATTCCACTGATCATCagtatttatctatattcaCTATCTATTGCTTATCGTGAGTTTGgtgatattttttcaaacaattCCCCACTGAGGTCGGATTATCTTTTGATGATTCatggaaagaaaaaagattttcGTCATCTAAAAATAACTCAATAGTTGATAAATTAAGATGAAAATCGTATGGAATAtggtgtaataaaaaaattatggaagaataataaatagttagtTAACCAGTCTTAAATACATTCGCTAACGTGAATCTCGTATtgttattagcattaagttcgCCTATTCTGCTTTACAAATtctaattattacaataaagaataaagaaataaataaaactcccAACTCAGCCCGTACACAAATAAAGCCCATTCTTCCGACTTCCACATGCAAGCGGTATACCTACGTTCAGAAATTGAAACGTTTATAAGGGCAGTCAAATGCGGAGTTAAAATGCTCGAGGCACTCTGAAGGCACTATTTTTCACAGGTGCTACACCGCGATGGCATATTGGATTTCCTGCGTTATTAGATGGCTGACTGTACCGGGGACTAAGGCTTTTGAATTCAATTTGAGACTTTTATGAGTAAATCTGCGtcaaaaattgtataatatttcattttattagttttattttttgacgtAATACATAATACAAAATGTGTGTCAACTATGTTAgtgaaattaaaagatttaaacttttttaaacgACCTGTAACTATCAATATCTTAATTACATCAttatgcattatttatttatttatttatctggaAGATTATCGACCAAATTTAACACACAAACGAAAAAATAGCAATATAAAGCCATTTACAAATCTTATTATTAGATTATTGGTTCTGCCTTTCCCGTAAGAGTAATAGAAATTATATTGCTATATAATCACACTTCTGTTTTGGAAGAGTAGGCAGAGTCAACATCTATCAACTCgctacgatccctgcataattttgttactaaaccaatttttattaaatttaacaccGATCTGTATACATTAGACCTACATAATAAACCTCTAGACACTATCTATTCCTGGATATTCCCATAGGAAGAAATACTGGAAAAAAAGTCtagaattaaataagtactacGTATGCTTATTGCCACGGAAGCGAAACAAGCATTAATAAATTCAGTTTGGTTACGAAACATTTAAGATGAAATTAAGCTTaatgttttcatttaattaatgttttgtgtttgcATACCAACATAAAGGAATGTTGGcttgttattataattgtattgtattaatgaaaataaatgtttacctTTTATTACTGGTtatgtttatgtagataattatTCAAACTATTCAACGCTCAAAATGATCATAGCTGATTCGTTTCAAAATGACATAAACGTTTGTTTTGATGttgtgttaaattttattttcattgctaTCCTTAACTTAAAGAGGAAAATATATTActgttattgttatatatttgtagATTAGGAAATAAGGGATATCCTaatgaaaggtcaggtcaaaattACCCTAAACTTAAGCTAACATGGAAATgatgaaagaagtatgtagggatAGCGACATgtggaatgatgtagtctctacctacccctccgggacgTATCATGTATATTTGAagacataaaatacaaatatcgtAGCACGGCTACGGTACAAGCCTCTACGAGGCTACGAAGCTACGGCGAGCTACGagccattaaaaataatgtctctTTTTGTTCCCACAAAGTGCGCTGTTTTTAGGCCGTTCTATTATACTCTTTAAAATGGAGTATAGTTTACACGTGTATTTTCAGTGTACTTGTAATTACAATGACAGTGAGTATGTTTAttgccaaataaatatatttaataaaatagtagtaGTCTTTATGTATGAGTATGCCTTTTAAGGAAGTAGCAGGCCATTTCCAACACAAGTATCATATTTTGATTACTTACTGGGAAGACCTTGCATAATTATTGTAACCAAGATTACTGCAATAaagaatgttttattatttttatttataaatgagaaTGATCACTTTATTTACAAGGCTAAGACggcttgtttatatttataacaatcaTTGCAGCCACTTAgacatatttttgctttcgCAGCATGGATTCAAAAGAGGATTTATGGAATCactaacttaatttttttttgtttgttattttgtttagctttttttaacagttttaacagttaattctttcttttcattttgtttttttgtaattaactcGTACATAACagtttttgtcaaaattttataatatgagcTATTCAGCAACACACTTACCTAATTCTATGTAATAATCTGTGGACAGCGTTGTTGATtacacttaaaaataacactatGTTGTCAATCtacttaaattaagttttgtgAGTGTAATTGTTTGTTGacctgaataaataaataaataaaaggctTCTTGACGATATAGGCACTGTCGTATTGTGCGTTCAAAGGTGTTTTATGAATAGTTATATTGATAACTTAATAacttgttttcaatttcatttctttAAACAATGtattatggaaaaaaataaacataaagtctgtggaagattttaaaatttgtggtATAAGATTACTCATTTATTAGACACCAGATCTATCTAATATCAAATGTTATTTCAATATATGGTTTATCTTGTATCTGAAaccattttaatatatttttcgtttAAGCGGTTTGTTCAATAATAAAGCTGCATGAGTTAGGTATtagatttacaaaaaaaaaaaaaactgcaaaTCCAGGAGTAGTTTtctgaatagaatagaatagaatatttatttgcttttgactAGGGTTTACAAAAGGTCGTCTGAGATTATCGAGGTCAAAAAATAGGTTTAATAATACCCATCCTCTTTACATGACCAAGAAATCAAAGCAATGCCTTTTTTactaaatagaaataatttttctagcATTCTTTACTTTCATTCCAtacaaataagtttaaaactttTCTGCATCACTATGAACGGGAGATACGCCTGAATAAATAATGCTAGAAGTTCACAGAAGTTGCTTGAATTCTGAAATTGTACGTCGTCTGGCaatgaattataaatgtatgcaGTTGTGCATCATCTTGAAAGATGCagttgcatacatacatacatacataaaatcacgcctctttcccggacaGGACAGgacaggcagagactacctctttccacttgccacgatctctgcacatttcctttgcttcatccacattcataactctcttcatgcaagctcacaATTGCACatgaaaaacattatttacatgACGACTTTGTGACAGTCTCGGTGGACAGTTCGGCTATCGAACTTCTTAGGAACTTCTTCGAAAGAGGTGCAGCGGTTAtgcacttgtctgtgacacagtagGACCCGGTTCGAATCTCAACCGGTTGCTAGCGACCGAAAACAACATGAAGTGTTGAAGTTCAAAGTACATATAACA of the Amyelois transitella isolate CPQ chromosome 19, ilAmyTran1.1, whole genome shotgun sequence genome contains:
- the LOC132902853 gene encoding uncharacterized protein LOC132902853; protein product: MGIYCEINLFKTPEDGVFTPGSKVSGIIKYSLDQVTVFDKITISLNGQGNLVVRERNNKNNDTYTNKEVYAHIDNVIDNGKGNEHGIGMYETTFDFIIPDDVPSTLHYHDRNGSYSIKCDIAYYIKIKFERPGFLQFPTKFKKEFIVNSEYKPTLPNEPLIYGEQTKLFQFCASRNNIVNIKAKIKNSVIPIGGNIYLEYEVTNDTDKIVKSVEVKLVEDYVFTTKSGRKFNLSKDVDKTDTKTGTIESDEKENLNTVVNVPSDIKSERFSKIAFRNFIVRLTVGLPFPHFNLVLDIPVEICDDEIGKYQDSDAVGVDREDPPGYDSPPPYWVAMGAVTKEDAFFGEKTYLFDISHT